From Musa acuminata AAA Group cultivar baxijiao chromosome BXJ3-8, Cavendish_Baxijiao_AAA, whole genome shotgun sequence, one genomic window encodes:
- the LOC135645155 gene encoding putative disease resistance protein RGA1, translating to MTVDLDLKRVLLEVLPSSAVRAQVEELGVRNHAEMIRGRLWVIHGVIMDAQLRAMEELVLEARVKDVGDWVTDVRVAVLDFEGLLGRIVTWQPTGTFNRLQRCYSLDDDDKGASRDAILIKLKDTAARLNILVSRARGLNLRKEMMESMDPCEVEFSTILKAEIVGRDEVIEDFIGKIRQRQQVSTGSVPLIVNIKGRKGMGKTTVARMIYHHRWAREQFSHRIWVDSPGSLFFDPMRIATHLADSMTKKPCSHLERHLHGIWKLVNESLRGSKYLLVLNDIRRENSEGDNWDKLHNILLREGGAGSTVIIVSSEDGIFKPRMMEFDVPGLSEKHWEQVFVRHAVIHPEEEEEASSAAKLLPRDILLHGNPLHAKLLASVFFRLTERSRWEEMAGAVRTDKSIDYFDPFHLLDYPTGRDATEEKLSHDEGSKPLSSGYVQSPPVPRFVNLRFFSLYLLLSRDERRHLYYSFFPPGYTFDFQDLLQMLTAEGFIPHSTDKAAAIEHLQREVQSSMSRTSRFSVLDHYCGQLCLPVDRKIRALLMPLPYFLRPSILIVEEENALMDRKCQTAQIPQHESTKLTGVHVLDPLATQILKLPEEHQLLNLRYLNLSQTKLKKFPDPICYLRNLLTLKLAHCQQLKQLPEQIHDLGKLQVLNLAYCTKLRKLPKTITSLVNLQELDLEGCHSLIELPQGLNNMKSLTELNLHRCSSLTRMPRKMKQLRNLQKLSGYTAVDNLGKAIREMHALVNLEELLHQRNLEELLHLRSLEELHLRSLEGVSKPEDAEAAKLEEKPNLRSLALQWGCQKMDDGTEASAGSSSSEVIEALRPNISLRKLEIIAYTGEAFPSWMGIKQEYHCTLVEIKLINLRRCGSLPALGELARLKIVEISGMQKISSVDDKFYGDNGRFSTLEKLTFSEMPNLEKWQTVVRKQDLFPKLAELTLIECPKLAKLEVRLSQVKRLNVWLDNGRLWTPTPSNFEGWDNLEELEMVGCTQLRSLPEDIKNFKCLESLRLVGCENLISLPDWLKGYEETLPLKISDGTALILVPKASNLLEDHPSLHRTYEVYQHHYNRFDMTDTDDEEEDHPNLPHTDEDHQERHNLSDKTDEDRHSSPDN from the coding sequence ATGACGGTGGACTTGGATTTGAAGCGTGTGTTGTTGGAGGTTCTACCGTCGTCTGCAGTGAGGGCGCAGGTGGAGGAGTTGGGTGTCCGAAACCATGCCGAAATGATTCGTGGCAGACTCTGGGTCATCCATGGTGTGATAATGGACGCCCAGCTACGGGCGATGGAGGAGTTGGTCTTAGAGGCACGGGTGAAGGATGTGGGAGACTGGGTGACGGATGTGCGTGTGGCCGTTTTGGACTTCGAAGGCCTGCTTGGCCGGATCGTAACATGGCAACCGACGGGGACGTTCAATCGCTTGCAGCGCTGCTACTCCCTAGACGACGACGACAAAGGGGCGTCTCGCGATGCTATCCTGATAAAGCTCAAGGATACAGCAGCCAGGTTGAATATCCTGGTGAGCAGGGCGCGTGGGTTGAATCTTCGGAAGGAGATGATGGAATCCATGGACCCATGCGAGGTAGAGTTCTCCACCATCTTGAAGGCTGAGATTGTGGGCAGAGACGAGGTTATAGAAGATTTCATTGGGAAAATTCGGCAGCGACAACAAGTGTCCACGGGTTCTGTGCCCCTGATCGTCAACATAAAGGGTCGTAAAGGAATGGGGAAGACGACCGTCGCTCGGATGATCTACCACCATCGCTGGGCGCGCGAGCAGTTCAGTCATCGAATCTGGGTAGACTCGCCCGGCTCTCTCTTTTTCGATCCCATGAGGATCGCGACTCACCTTGCCGATTCCATGACGAAGAAACCGTGCAGCCATTTGGAGCGCCACCTGCATGGCATCTGGAAACTCGTCAATGAAAGTCTCCGAGGCAGCAAATACCTTCTCGTCCTGAATGACATCAGGAGAGAGAATTCGGAAGGTGACAATTGGGATAAATTGCATAACATCCTCTTGCGTGAGGGCGGGGCGGGGAGTACGGTCATAATCGTGTCTTCCGAAGATGGGATATTTAAGCCACGTATGATGGAATTCGACGTCCCGGGCCTATCGGAGAAACATTGGGAACAAGTGTTCGTGAGACACGCGGTGATCCAccctgaggaggaagaggaggcttcTTCGGCGGCAAAGCTACTTCCACGTGACATCCTACTCCACGGCAATCCCTTGCATGCTAAGCTTCTGGCCTCGGTATTCTTCAGGCTCACAGAGCGGAGTCGGTGGGAAGAAATGGCGGGTGCTGTTCGTACTGACAAATCCATCGACTACTTCGATCCTTTTCATCTGTTGGACTACCCCACAGGACGAGATGCTACTGAGGAGAAGCTTTCTCACGACGAAGGCTCCAAACCCCTTTCAAGCGGGTATGTGCAGTCCCCACCGGTTCCGAGATTCGTCAACCTGCGTTTCTTCTCCCTCTATCTTCTTCTATCCCGGGACGAACGGAGACACCTGTATTACTCCTTCTTTCCACCGGGCTACACCTTTGATTTCCAGGACTTACTGCAGATGCTCACTGCCGAAGGCTTCATACCACATTCAACCGACAAAGCGGCAGCAATCGAGCATCTGCAGCGCGAAGTACAGTCGTCGATGTCAAGGACTAGCCGGTTTTCAGTACTCGATCACTACTGTGGCCAGTTGTGCTTACCCGTTGATCGGAAGATACGGGCACTGCTGATGCCCTTGCCTTATTTTCTCAGACCTTCGATTTTAATCGTGGAGGAGGAGAATGCCTTGATGGATCGGAAATGCCAAACTGCACAGATCCCACAACACGAGTCGACCAAGCTCACAGGTGTGCATGTCCTGGATCCGCTAGCTACCCAGATCCTGAAGCTACCCGAGGAACACCAGTTGCTCAACCTCAGGTACCTCAACCTTTCGCAGACAAAGCTCAAAAAATTCCCTGATCCCATCTGCTACCTTCGGAATTTGCTGACCTTGAAGTTAGCTCACTGCCAACAGCTTAAGCAACTCCCGGAACAGATCCACGACCTTGGAAAATTACAGGTATTGAATCTGGCCTACTGCACAAAGCTTCGGAAGTTACCCAAGACGATCACAAGCCTCGTCAACTTGCAAGAGTTAGACCTTGAAGGCTGTCACTCGCTCATCGAGTTACCTCAAGGTTTGAACAACATGAAATCACTGACGGAGCTGAATCTGCACCGATGTTCTTCCTTGACTCGAATGCCCCGTAAAATGAAGCAGCTGCGTAACCTCCAAAAGTTATCTGGATACACTGCAGTGGACAACCTTGGAAAAGCCATCCGGGAGATGCATGCTTTGGTGAATCTGGAAGAGCTACTACATCAACGAAACCTGGAAGAGCTACTACATCTACGAAGCCTGGAGGAGCTGCATCTACGAAGCCTCGAAGGAGTGTCAAAGCCGGAGGACGCTGAAGCCGCGAAGCTGGAGGAGAAACCAAACCTTCGGAGTTTGGCGTTACAATGGGGATGCCAGAAAATGGACGACGGTACCGAAGCATCTGCTGGCTCATCGTCGTCGGAAGTAATCGAAGCCCTCCGACCCAACATAAGTTTGCGGAAACTCGAGATCATTGCTTACACGGGCGAGGCATTTCCAAGTTGGATGGGAATCAAACAAGAATATCACTGCACCTTGGTGGAGATCAAACTAATCAACCTCAGAAGATGCGGGAGTCTACCAGCTCTCGGGGAATTAGCTCGTCTTAAGATCGTTGAAATCAGCGGGATGCAGAAGATCAGCTCCGTGGATGATAAATTCTACGGTGACAATGGCAGATTTTCCACGTTGGAAAAGCTCACTTTCTCTGAAATGCCTAACCTAGAGAAGTGGCAGACGGTGGTGAGAAAACAAGACTTGTTCCCTAAGCTCGCGGAGTTGACACTGATCGAGTGCCCAAAGTTGGCGAAACTAGAGGTGCGCCTGTCACAAGTTAAAAGATTGAACGTTTGGTTGGACAATGGTCGGCTGTGGACGCCGACGCCGTCTAACTTCGAGGGTTGGGACAACCTGGAGGAGTTGGAAATGGTTGGGTGCACACAGCTGAGGAGTTTACCAGAGGATATAAAGAATTTTAAGTGCCTCGAGAGTTTGAGACTCGTTGGATGTGAAAACCTCATCTCTTTACCAGATTGGCTAAAAGGATACGAGGAAACGCTCCCCTTGAAGATTTCTGATGGTACGGCACTCATATTGGTGCCGAAGGCTTCAAATCTGCTTGAAGATCATCCCAGTCTGCATCGGACGTATGAAGTCTATCAACATCATTATAACCGGTTCGACATGACTGATACGGATGATGAGGAAGAAGATCATCCCAATCTGCCTCATACGGATGAAGATCATCAAGAACGTCATAACCTGTCCGACAAAACTGATGAGGACCGTCATAGCTCGCCCGACAACTGA
- the LOC103993930 gene encoding F-box protein PP2-B10: MGMEKRRETEGGGELARLPEECVALVLSHTSPRDSCRSALVSSAFLSAANSDVLWERFLPSDYADILSRAVHPVEYSSKKQLYIRLCDSILLDDGKVSFRLEKSTGGKCYMVSAESMTIIWGYESRYWRWVPHPESRFAKVAELLSVCWLHIRGSMNCRLLSRRTRYVVCIVFKLTPGSHGLGDPPQKASVKLGSYASESFIRLQPDDDDDDDDESEEEGEEEKAAVEGEDAKTRLREDGWMEMELGDFYTEEGDDGNVEVNLRETEGLNWKRGLIVQGLEFRPKI, translated from the exons ATGGGAatggagaagagaagggagacGGAGGGGGGCGGCGAGCTCGCCAGGCTCCCGGAGGAGTGCGTCGCCCTCGTGCTCTCCCACACCTCGCCTCGCGACTCCTGCAGGTCGGCGCTCGTCTCCTCCGCTTTCCTCTCCGCCGCCAATTCCGACGTCCTGTGGGAGCGATTCCTGCCGTCGGACTACGCCGACATCCTGTCTCGCGCCGTCCACCCCGTGGAGTACTCCTCCAAGAAGCAGCTCTACATCCGCCTCTGTGACTCCATCCTCCTCGACGACGGCAAAGTA AGCTTTCGGCTGGAGAAGTCAACGGGAGGGAAGTGCTACATGGTATCTGCTGAAAGCATGACCATCATATGGGGTTACGAGTCTCGATACTGGAGATGGGTTCCTCATCCCGAGTCCAG GTTCGCTAAGGTGGCAGAGCTTCTTTCCGTTTGCTGGTTGCACATCCGTGGCTCAATGAACTGCCGATTACTCTCTCGGAGGACACGCTACGTTGTTTGTATCGTCTTCAAGCTGACCCCTGGCTCGCACGGCCTCGGCGATCCTCCTCAGAAGGCCTCCGTGAAGTTGGGATCATATGCGTCGGAAAGCTTCATCCGCTTACAAccagatgacgacgacgacgacgacgacgagtctGAGGAAGAGGGTGAAGAGGAGAAGGCAGCGGTGGAAGGAGAGGACGCGAAGACGCGGTTGAGAGAGGATGGCTGGATGGAGATGGAGTTAGGTGACTTCTACACCGAGGAAGGGGATGATGGGAACGTAGAAGTCAACTTGAGGGAGACCGAAGGGCTGAATTGGAAGCGTGGGCTTATTGTTCAGGGCCTCGAGTTTAGACCTAAGATCTAA
- the LOC135645681 gene encoding gibberellin 2-beta-dioxygenase 8-like, with protein MIDSNPPFFAAYGSLFRSRPAAGNHEAEAVEECDLPIVDLSRLSDELQAEQCKREIVTAASAWGFFQIVNHGIPNGVLDRLRAEQIRAFRQPFKKKADEKFLGFLGDSYRWGAPTATSLKQLSWLEAYHIPLSSATHPATTSTCRCVIEELSSAMSRLADRLMGILAEGLGSDGSYIKDNCKRNTCYLRLNRYPPCPVAGEVFGLVPHTDTDFLTVLCQDDVIGLQLKKGGRWIAVRPNPGTLIINVGDLFQAWSNGLYKSVEHRVMSNPHLERFSVAYFVCPSKETMIESSARPAIYRKFSFGEYRQQVQQDVTLLGYKVGLTRFLASCRRNKHTNAQFPP; from the exons ATGATTGATTCCAATCCACCATTCTTTGCCGCTTACGGGAGCCTCTTCCGCAGCCGACCGGCTGCTGGTAATCAtgaggctgaggcagtggaggaaTGCGACCTCCCGATCGTGGATCTCAGCCGTCTTAGCGACGAGCTCCAGGCCGAGCAGTGCAAGCGAGAGATCGTCACGGCCGCCTCGGCGTGGGGCTTCTTCCAGATAGTGAACCATGGCATACCTAACGGTGTCCTGGATAGACTGCGAGCGGAGCAGATTAGAGCGTTCCGGCAGCCGTTCAAGAAGAAGGCCGACGAGAAGTTCCTCGGCTTCTTGGGCGACAGCTATCGCTGGGGAGCGCCCACGGCGACCAGCCTGAAGCAGCTATCGTGGTTGGAGGCGTACCATATTCCTCTCTCTTCCGCAACCCATCCTGCCACGACTAGCACTTGCAG GTGTGTGATAGAGGAACTCTCGTCGGCGATGTCTCGGCTGGCGGATCGACTGATGGGTATACTCGCCGAAGGATTGGGAAGTGATGGGAGCTACATCAAGGATAATTGCAAGCGTAATACGTGTTATCTACGATTAAACCGGTATCCCCCGTGCCCGGTAGCAGGTGAGGTGTTTGGGTTGGTTCCCCATACTGATACTGATTTCCTCACCGTGCTGTGCCAAGACGACGTGATTGGGCTGCAGCTGAAGAAGGGTGGGAGATGGATCGCTGTTAGACCTAATCCTGGCACGCTAATCATCAACGTCGGTGATTTATTCCAG GCGTGGAGCAATGGACTGTACAAGAGTGTGGAACACAGGGTCATGTCGAATCCACACCTGGAGAGGTTCTCGGTGGCCTACTTCGTTTGCCCCTCGAAAGAAACCATGATCGAGAGCAGTGCACGGCCGGCCATTTACAGGAAGTTCAGCTTCGGGGAATACAGACAGCAAGTACAACAAGATGTAACACTATTAGGTTACAAAGTTGGGCTCACGAGGTTTCTTGCTTCATGCAGGCGAAACAAACACACCAATGCACAGTTCCCTCCGTAG
- the LOC135645156 gene encoding probable serine/threonine-protein kinase PBL23, giving the protein MGLISFTKKKGGRMMDCLCCFRSWNEKKMKACDAQKRVRKKKPPRDEAKKKKKKNSLLFRRKKTMAIQEEKKKKKRNTLFFLKRKKKKSSKDETKKKKRNRLFFLKRKKNKSSKDETKNKKKRNRLFFLKRRKKKSSKDETTKKRKVPTEQRKTSRQRRSKKFWWRRKGQNKAKTLEFLVHTMSFRSDSGRHRFAAEEILRIGSDNIAARVFTYRELAAATGSFSSENLLGEGGFGRVYKGQLKGTNEVVAVKQLDRKGLQGNREFLVEVLMLSLLHHPKLVKLLGYCADGNHRILVYEYMPLGSLQQHLLDTKPNAKPLDWHTRMRIAAGAAKGLEYLHEIATPPVIYRDFKASNILLDEEYNPKLSDFGLAKVGDKSHVSTRVTGTYGYCAPEYAITGQITKMSDVYSFGVVLLELITGRRAIDLNRPKREQHLVHWAEPLFKDKRQFVAMADPMLEGKYPIKGLSQALAIAAMCLQEEANIRPLISDVLIALEHLADPNNDEDDGPQAFSLEMVSQHASTSGSKMVVHGIGEAPEEILESNSYPEANSFSSREQDLNELDAI; this is encoded by the exons ATGGGGTTGATAAGTTTCACAAAGAAGAAAGGTGGACGGATGATGGATTGTCTCTGTTGCTTCAGATCGTGGAATGAAAAGAAGATGAAGGCATGCGATGCTCAGAAAAGAGTAAGGAAGAAGAAGCCACCGAGAGACgaggcaaagaagaagaagaagaagaactcgtTGTTGTTTAGAAGAAAGAAAACgatggcaatacaagaagagaagaagaagaagaagaggaatacgCTATTCTTtcttaaaagaaagaagaagaaatcatcaaaggatgagacgaagaagaagaagaggaataggttattctttcttaaaagaaagaagaataaatCATCAAAGGATGAgacgaagaataagaagaagaggaataggttattctttcttaaaagaaggaagaagaaatcatcaaaggaTGAGACGACGAAGAAGAGGAAGGTACCAACAGAGCAGAGGAAGACATCGAGACAGAGACGGTCCAAGAAGTTCTGGTGGAGAAGGAAGGGGCAGAACAAAGCAAAAACTCTCGAATTCCTAGTTCATACCATGTCCTTCAGATCTG ACAGTGGCAGGCACAGGTTTGCAGCTGAGGAGATCTTGCGCATAGGCAGCGACAACATCGCAGCTCGTGTGTTCACGTACCGTGAACTCGCAGCAGCAACCGGAAGTTTCAGCTCCGAGAACCTGCTTGGTGAGGGTGGATTCGGGAGAGTGTACAAAGGACAACTCAAAGGCACCAACGAA GTTGTAGCAGTTAAGCAGCTCGACAGAAAAGGATTGCAGGGCAACAGAGAGTTTCTCGTCGAGGTGCTGATGCTGAGCCTCCTGCACCATCCAAAGCTCGTCAAGTTGCTCGGATACTGCGCCGATGGAAATCACAGGATCCTGGTGTACGAATACATGCCACTGGGTTCACTGCAGCAACATTTACTGG ATACAAAGCCAAATGCCAAGCCTTTGGACTGGCACACAAGAATGAGGATCGCCGCTGGTGCAGCCAAAGGCCTGGAGTACCTGCATGAGATTGCAACCCCACCGGTGATATATCGAGATTTCAAAGCGTCGAATATACTTCTGGATGAGGAATACAACCCGAAGCTATCAGATTTCGGACTTGCTAAGGTTGGAGACAAGAGCCATGTCTCTACCAGGGTGACGGGCACCTACGGCTACTGCGCCCCGGAGTATGCAATAACAGGACAGATAACGAAGATGTCGGATGTGTACAGCTTCGGCGTCGTGTTGTTGGAGCTAATCACCGGAAGGAGAGCCATCGACCTCAACCGGCCCAAACGCGAGCAACACCTTGTTCATTgg GCGGAGCCGCTGTTCAAGGACAAGCGACAGTTCGTGGCCATGGCGGACCCAATGCTTGAGGGAAAGTACCCCATAAAAGGCCTTTCTCAAGCTCTGGCTATTGCTGCAATGTGCCTCCAAGAAGAAGCAAACATACGGCCGCTGATTAGCGATGTGTTAATTGCTCTTGAGCACTTGGCTGATCCCAACAATGATGAGGACGATGGCCCCCAAGCATTCAGCTTGGAGATGGTCTCGCAACACGCATCCACTTCCGGCTCTAAGATGGTAGTACATGGTATCGGTGAGGCTCCCGAGGAGATATTGGAATCAAATAGTTACCCGGAAGCCAATTCCTTCTCGAGCAGAGAACAGGACCTAAATGAACTGGATGCGATTTAG